A single genomic interval of Streptococcus suis harbors:
- a CDS encoding PspC domain-containing protein translates to MSIELYKVRQGKIVSGVLAGIAHKLGWESWVTRAIFIAGLLLGKSFLLLIALYIAAAYFLPYKEDRDAERYGTGPRKIKEAEKINKSWFE, encoded by the coding sequence ATGTCAATTGAATTGTATAAAGTAAGGCAGGGGAAGATAGTATCAGGGGTTCTTGCCGGCATAGCGCATAAATTGGGCTGGGAATCCTGGGTAACACGCGCGATATTTATTGCAGGTCTCCTCTTAGGCAAATCCTTCCTCCTTCTGATTGCTCTCTATATTGCAGCAGCTTATTTTTTACCATATAAGGAAGATAGGGACGCGGAACGCTATGGAACAGGTCCACGTAAGATAAAAGAAGCGGAAAAGATAAATAAGTCTTGGTTTGAATAA